The following proteins come from a genomic window of Aquimarina sp. MAR_2010_214:
- a CDS encoding CPBP family intramembrane glutamic endopeptidase, translating to MKLKFPIKEYWKPFWKKTIIKLGVIMVVTGVYVFLMAPDKLFSVLIKRPGLWIIILFVYTFLSVWPQEIIYRTFFYERYEGLIGNKWLFIFINAILFSLAHLFLGSFLVQVLTFVGGLLFAYTYQKTKSTTLVSIEHAIYGNWLFTVGMGEMLAFPGPG from the coding sequence TTGAAGCTTAAGTTTCCTATCAAAGAATATTGGAAACCTTTTTGGAAAAAAACCATTATAAAATTAGGTGTTATTATGGTAGTGACTGGAGTATATGTTTTTTTAATGGCTCCAGATAAATTATTTTCTGTGCTTATAAAGAGACCTGGACTGTGGATTATTATTCTTTTTGTATATACATTTTTATCTGTATGGCCTCAAGAAATTATATACAGAACCTTTTTTTATGAACGTTATGAAGGGTTGATAGGGAATAAGTGGTTGTTTATTTTTATAAATGCAATTCTCTTTTCTCTGGCTCATCTTTTTTTAGGCAGTTTTTTAGTACAAGTACTAACTTTTGTTGGAGGTTTATTATTTGCGTATACATATCAAAAAACAAAATCAACTACCTTGGTTTCAATAGAACATGCTATTTATGGTAATTGGTTATTTACTGTTGGTATGGGAGAGATGCTGGCTTTTCCTGGTCCTGGGTAA
- a CDS encoding HAD family hydrolase produces the protein MEKSYKEYLQHITTFIFDVDGVLTDGTVIINTDGQLLRTMNIKDGYALKTAVQQGFNVCIISGGTNEGVRQRLKGLGITDIYLGAHQKVEQLNEYLGNKNINIKNVLYMGDDIPDLPVMKMVGLPTCPQDAVAEVKEISKYVSYKKGGKGSVRDVIEQVLKVQGKWILDFDAKA, from the coding sequence ATGGAAAAAAGTTATAAAGAATACCTGCAACACATTACCACCTTTATTTTTGATGTAGATGGAGTACTTACTGATGGAACAGTAATTATAAACACAGATGGTCAATTGCTAAGAACAATGAACATTAAGGACGGATACGCTTTAAAAACTGCTGTACAACAAGGTTTTAACGTCTGCATTATTTCTGGCGGAACAAATGAAGGTGTTCGCCAACGATTAAAAGGATTAGGTATCACTGATATATATCTTGGGGCACATCAAAAAGTAGAACAATTAAATGAATACTTAGGTAATAAAAATATCAATATAAAGAATGTATTATATATGGGGGACGATATTCCAGACCTACCAGTTATGAAAATGGTAGGATTACCTACATGTCCTCAAGATGCGGTTGCAGAAGTAAAAGAAATCTCTAAATACGTATCTTATAAAAAAGGAGGAAAAGGATCTGTGAGAGATGTTATTGAACAAGTACTCAAAGTTCAAGGAAAATGGATATTAGATTTTGATGCAAAAGCATAA
- a CDS encoding LptF/LptG family permease, with product MKILDRYILTTFVKTFFPLFIIIMFILLLQTIWLFISELAGKDLDFSVILKFLTFATPRLIPMVLPLTILLTSIMIFGNFAENYEFAAMKSSGISLQRAMRTLSVFIFFVGIGAFLFSNTVIPSSEKRFINLRKNIVKVKPAMVITPNQFNDLGDINIKVAEKYGDNDQFLRDVIIHKKAARPGNFTVIKAVGGELKGNINSDLITLVLNDGNYYDEIQPNSSQKRNKLPFAKAHFKKYVLNIDLSSLGNVDMDEQQYSKGYNMLNVNELKNEIDTLSIEVNKNVKNMTVDINRMIGVDGLNRNIKINDSLPKVSNDTLDIRDYFNTLDKIQIYQIASSNADGVIRKLDSTQKNLSFRRRALNKYEMSLHDKFALGISCILLFFVGAPLGAIIRKGGLGLPIVIGVVLFLTYHFIGIFAKNSAEEGGIPPYIGSWLSTCIIFPLSIFLTHRATTDQGIFNLDTFIQPIKNFFIKRSSKSKK from the coding sequence GTGAAGATTCTAGATAGGTATATTTTAACAACTTTTGTAAAGACATTTTTTCCGCTCTTTATAATTATTATGTTTATCCTTTTATTGCAAACAATCTGGTTGTTTATATCAGAATTGGCAGGAAAAGATCTAGATTTCTCGGTAATATTGAAGTTTTTGACGTTTGCAACACCTAGATTGATTCCTATGGTTTTGCCACTTACAATTTTACTAACGTCTATTATGATTTTCGGGAATTTTGCCGAGAATTATGAATTCGCTGCGATGAAATCTTCTGGAATATCCTTACAACGAGCTATGAGAACATTATCGGTTTTTATCTTTTTTGTTGGGATAGGTGCCTTTCTATTTTCGAATACAGTAATCCCTTCTTCAGAGAAAAGATTTATAAACCTTCGTAAAAATATAGTTAAAGTAAAACCAGCAATGGTTATAACCCCTAATCAGTTTAATGATTTGGGTGATATAAATATAAAAGTAGCAGAAAAATATGGTGATAATGATCAGTTCCTTAGAGATGTTATCATTCATAAAAAAGCAGCAAGACCCGGTAATTTTACAGTTATAAAAGCTGTAGGAGGGGAGTTAAAAGGTAATATTAATTCTGATTTAATCACTTTGGTGCTTAATGATGGTAATTATTATGATGAAATCCAACCAAATTCTTCTCAAAAGAGAAATAAATTGCCATTTGCTAAAGCACATTTTAAAAAATATGTTCTTAATATAGATTTGTCATCTTTGGGTAATGTAGATATGGATGAACAGCAATATAGTAAAGGGTATAATATGCTTAATGTTAATGAGCTAAAAAATGAGATAGATACATTATCTATTGAAGTTAATAAGAATGTGAAGAATATGACGGTTGATATTAATAGAATGATAGGGGTTGATGGATTAAACAGAAATATTAAGATAAATGACTCTCTTCCAAAAGTAAGTAATGATACGTTGGATATAAGAGATTATTTCAATACACTTGATAAAATACAGATATACCAGATTGCATCTTCTAATGCAGATGGAGTGATAAGGAAATTAGACTCGACACAAAAAAACCTAAGTTTTAGGAGAAGAGCTTTAAATAAATATGAAATGTCATTGCATGATAAATTTGCTTTAGGAATTTCATGTATATTATTGTTCTTTGTGGGAGCTCCTTTGGGGGCTATAATTCGTAAAGGAGGGTTAGGATTGCCGATAGTAATTGGGGTTGTATTGTTTTTGACATATCATTTTATTGGTATATTTGCTAAAAACAGTGCCGAAGAAGGTGGAATTCCTCCATATATAGGCTCATGGCTTTCTACATGTATTATATTTCCGTTAAGTATATTCCTGACACACAGAGCTACTACAGATCAGGGAATCTTTAATCTGGATACTTTTATCCAACCAATAAAGAATTTCTTTATAAAACGATCTTCTAAATCCAAAAAATAG
- a CDS encoding acyl-CoA thioesterase gives MNAIEELINKSETRIFKAVFPNTTNHYETLFGGTALQLMDEVSFICATRFSRKKVVTISTDKIDFEKPIPEGTIIELVARIAEVGRTSCLVKVDIYKEDMYSKDRELAVSGHFKFVAIDNNKNPIPIVENN, from the coding sequence ATGAATGCTATAGAAGAATTGATTAACAAATCTGAAACAAGAATCTTTAAAGCTGTATTCCCTAATACGACCAATCATTACGAAACTTTATTTGGTGGTACAGCGTTACAGCTTATGGATGAGGTGTCTTTTATCTGTGCTACTCGTTTTAGTAGAAAAAAGGTGGTTACCATATCAACAGATAAAATCGATTTTGAGAAACCAATACCCGAGGGAACTATTATAGAACTCGTAGCAAGAATAGCAGAAGTAGGAAGAACCAGTTGTTTGGTAAAAGTTGATATCTACAAAGAAGATATGTATAGCAAGGATAGAGAACTTGCCGTTTCTGGGCACTTTAAGTTTGTTGCCATAGATAATAATAAAAATCCAATTCCAATAGTAGAAAATAATTAA
- a CDS encoding DegT/DnrJ/EryC1/StrS aminotransferase family protein, translating into MPGFELFGAEERKEVQDVLDNGVLMRYGFDPMRNGHHKALELEKDLASRMQSKYAQVVSSGTAALTVALACAGIGSGDEVIMPTFTFVASFEAILSVGAIPVLCDIDDTLTLNPKAVEASITSKTKAIMPVHMCGSMADLAALKAISDKHNLILLEDACQAIGATYDGKPLGSYGDLGCFSFDYVKTVTCGEGGGIITNSETYADRAHKYQDHGHDHVGNDRGAETHPFLGYNYRLSELNAAVGIAQLRKLDHTLEVQEKNYTTLRNALAAVPEVSFRRVPETGVENYSFLNIFLPTEDLARKAHKALGKNGVDACFYWFDNNWHYYKKWEHLLEPKSLNKFSQEIQQGLQKNNRSFDASDRWMGRTISCLIKLNWTEEEVTERASKMVEALKSILVKSAL; encoded by the coding sequence ATGCCTGGATTTGAATTATTTGGTGCTGAAGAACGAAAAGAAGTTCAAGATGTTTTAGATAATGGAGTTTTAATGCGATATGGATTTGACCCTATGAGAAACGGTCATCATAAAGCTTTAGAATTAGAAAAAGATCTGGCAAGTAGAATGCAATCCAAATATGCTCAGGTAGTTTCTAGCGGGACTGCAGCATTAACTGTTGCTTTAGCATGTGCTGGTATCGGATCTGGTGATGAAGTAATTATGCCAACATTTACTTTTGTTGCTAGTTTTGAGGCGATATTGTCGGTTGGGGCTATTCCTGTTTTATGTGATATAGATGATACTCTTACTTTGAATCCTAAAGCAGTTGAAGCATCTATTACTTCAAAAACAAAAGCAATTATGCCTGTTCACATGTGTGGATCTATGGCAGATCTTGCAGCATTAAAGGCAATTAGTGATAAACATAACCTTATTTTATTAGAAGATGCGTGCCAGGCTATCGGAGCCACTTACGATGGAAAACCATTAGGAAGTTATGGCGATTTAGGCTGCTTTTCTTTTGATTATGTAAAAACGGTTACCTGTGGTGAAGGAGGTGGTATCATTACTAATTCTGAAACCTATGCAGATCGAGCGCACAAATACCAGGATCATGGCCATGACCATGTTGGTAATGATCGCGGTGCAGAAACACATCCGTTTTTAGGGTATAATTATAGATTGTCTGAACTAAATGCGGCAGTAGGAATTGCACAATTAAGAAAGTTAGATCATACATTAGAGGTACAAGAAAAAAACTATACTACATTACGTAATGCTTTGGCAGCAGTTCCTGAGGTTTCTTTTAGAAGAGTACCAGAAACAGGAGTAGAAAATTATTCATTTTTAAATATTTTTTTACCTACAGAAGATCTTGCTAGAAAAGCACATAAAGCTTTGGGTAAAAATGGTGTAGACGCTTGTTTTTATTGGTTTGATAATAACTGGCACTACTACAAAAAATGGGAACATCTTTTAGAACCAAAATCTCTCAATAAGTTTTCTCAGGAAATACAACAAGGGCTACAAAAAAACAATCGATCATTTGATGCCAGTGATCGTTGGATGGGACGCACTATCTCTTGCTTAATCAAATTGAACTGGACTGAAGAAGAAGTAACAGAAAGAGCTTCAAAAATGGTTGAAGCTTTAAAAAGTATTCTCGTAAAAAGTGCCTTGTAA
- a CDS encoding Na+/H+ antiporter NhaC family protein — MESQNITPTDPQNEEIIENKELNIWEAVIPIMALVAMLAFNVYVFGDDALSGSNQFILLLGAAVAAIVGFFNKVSYKQMMEEVAKNVKSTTGALLILLMVGSLAGTWLVSGIIPSMIYYGLQILNPTIFLAACVVICAVISIATGSSWTTSATVGIALIGIGSALDISLGMTAGAVLSGAYFGDKMSPLSDTTNLAPAMAGGELFSHIKYMAYTTIPTIIITLIVFIILGFTQETSGVADTAQMLTDIQKSFNISPWLFLVPITVVFLIVKKTSPLIALLTGTLLGGVFCLILQSEIIWQNGLRYTVTKIPSEYSEYIEWDTNYDVRSNNNYQSPGKYVLKPKTQDITLLNEVVLDLPSSNKKVNQLFKEKVIIRSKNEVVGEYILQAKPTNYILSSYFTIMNAMTVDTAIETANPKLNDLFSSGGMSGMLGTIWLIVCAMVFGGVMDAIGALARISKALLNLFDSVFGLFASTVVSCLALNVTASDQYLAIVVPGRMYAKAFKDKGLAPENLSRTLEDSGTVTSVLIPWNTCGAYQSGVLGVPVVDYFFFAIFNWLSPFMTLLFAAFRIKIKQLVQD; from the coding sequence ATGGAAAGTCAAAACATCACTCCTACTGATCCTCAAAACGAAGAAATTATTGAGAATAAAGAATTAAACATTTGGGAAGCGGTAATTCCGATTATGGCATTAGTAGCCATGCTTGCTTTTAATGTTTATGTATTTGGAGATGATGCTCTAAGTGGTAGTAATCAGTTTATTTTACTTTTGGGTGCCGCTGTAGCTGCCATAGTTGGTTTTTTCAACAAGGTATCATACAAGCAGATGATGGAAGAAGTTGCCAAAAATGTAAAATCAACTACTGGTGCTCTACTTATATTATTAATGGTAGGATCTCTAGCTGGTACATGGCTGGTAAGTGGTATTATTCCTTCTATGATTTATTATGGTTTGCAAATTCTTAATCCCACCATTTTCCTAGCCGCTTGTGTTGTTATTTGTGCTGTTATTTCTATTGCTACAGGAAGTTCCTGGACTACTTCTGCTACAGTTGGGATTGCATTAATAGGTATCGGAAGTGCTCTTGATATATCACTAGGTATGACCGCAGGAGCTGTATTATCAGGTGCTTATTTTGGAGACAAAATGTCTCCACTATCAGATACTACGAATCTGGCTCCAGCAATGGCTGGTGGAGAATTATTTTCTCATATAAAATATATGGCCTATACAACCATACCAACAATCATTATAACTCTAATCGTTTTTATTATTTTAGGGTTTACACAAGAGACTTCAGGAGTAGCTGATACTGCTCAAATGTTAACGGATATACAAAAATCGTTTAATATTAGTCCCTGGCTATTTTTGGTTCCGATAACTGTAGTTTTTTTAATTGTTAAAAAAACATCTCCTTTAATAGCGTTACTTACAGGAACCTTACTTGGTGGAGTCTTTTGTCTTATTTTACAAAGTGAAATAATTTGGCAAAACGGATTACGATATACGGTAACCAAAATACCTTCAGAATATAGTGAGTATATCGAATGGGACACTAACTATGATGTAAGATCTAATAATAATTACCAATCTCCTGGGAAATACGTTTTAAAACCTAAAACACAAGATATAACTCTTTTAAATGAAGTTGTACTCGATTTACCTTCATCAAATAAAAAGGTAAACCAACTTTTTAAAGAAAAAGTAATCATACGTAGTAAAAATGAAGTAGTTGGAGAATATATACTTCAGGCTAAACCAACTAATTATATACTTTCATCCTACTTTACTATAATGAATGCCATGACTGTAGATACAGCAATAGAAACCGCAAACCCAAAACTAAACGATCTATTTTCTTCGGGAGGTATGTCTGGAATGTTAGGCACGATATGGTTAATTGTATGTGCTATGGTTTTTGGGGGTGTCATGGACGCTATTGGAGCTCTGGCCAGAATTAGCAAAGCTTTATTAAATTTATTTGATTCTGTATTTGGACTTTTTGCAAGTACAGTAGTTAGTTGTCTTGCATTAAACGTTACTGCTTCTGATCAGTATTTGGCTATTGTAGTCCCAGGAAGAATGTATGCCAAAGCTTTTAAAGATAAAGGACTTGCTCCAGAAAATCTAAGTCGTACTCTCGAAGATTCTGGAACTGTAACTTCTGTTTTAATTCCATGGAATACTTGCGGTGCTTACCAAAGTGGAGTGCTTGGTGTACCCGTTGTAGATTATTTCTTTTTTGCCATTTTTAACTGGCTTAGTCCATTTATGACACTACTTTTTGCTGCCTTCAGAATTAAAATAAAGCAGCTAGTTCAAGACTAA
- a CDS encoding non-canonical purine NTP diphosphatase, with amino-acid sequence MKIVFATNNRNKVKEVQALMPSNIQIVSLADIGCTEDIPETSATIEGNAKQKANYIKEHYGFDCFADDTGLEIDELNGAPGVYSARYAGEMKDANANMDKVLKELDGTENRKAQFKTVIALTLNEKLETFTGICSGHITQEKKGEGGFGYDPIFLPDGYTQTFAELPLSEKNKIGHRGKAVRKLIGYFS; translated from the coding sequence ATGAAGATTGTATTTGCCACCAATAATCGTAATAAGGTAAAAGAAGTTCAGGCTTTAATGCCATCAAATATCCAAATAGTAAGCCTCGCGGATATAGGATGTACCGAAGATATTCCTGAGACTTCTGCTACTATAGAAGGAAATGCGAAACAAAAAGCAAACTATATTAAAGAACACTATGGATTTGATTGTTTTGCAGATGATACAGGGCTTGAAATTGACGAGTTAAATGGAGCTCCCGGAGTATACTCCGCAAGATATGCAGGTGAAATGAAAGATGCGAATGCCAATATGGATAAGGTATTAAAAGAATTAGATGGTACAGAAAATCGTAAAGCACAGTTTAAAACTGTAATCGCTCTAACGTTAAACGAAAAATTAGAGACATTTACAGGGATTTGCTCTGGTCATATTACTCAAGAAAAAAAAGGGGAAGGAGGTTTTGGATATGATCCTATTTTTTTACCTGATGGATATACCCAAACATTTGCTGAACTTCCTTTATCAGAAAAAAACAAGATCGGTCATCGAGGAAAAGCAGTACGTAAATTGATTGGATATTTTTCATAA
- a CDS encoding Rossmann-like and DUF2520 domain-containing protein — protein MIRVIILGAGNVAKHLYTAFYDHKSVEVVQCYNRKGLRLHPNQKEITITQNINSLKEADVYILAVSDDAIEEVSNLLPFKNKFIVHTSGSVPMHILNSDNQRGVFYPLQTFSEDKAVDFTSVPFCLEAENAVSMNTLQKLSSMLSEKVYHISSEQRNVLHVSAVFVNNFANYLFSTGNDICNEYDVPFEILHPLIQETAQKITEMNPDLAQTGPAIRNDIKTIKRHLKILTNNTQKEIYKTLTRGIQSKYGKKL, from the coding sequence ATGATTAGAGTTATAATTCTTGGTGCCGGAAATGTAGCCAAACATTTGTATACTGCATTTTATGATCACAAATCAGTTGAAGTTGTACAATGCTATAATCGCAAAGGACTACGATTACATCCTAATCAAAAAGAAATCACTATTACCCAAAACATTAACTCATTAAAAGAAGCAGATGTGTATATTTTGGCAGTAAGCGACGATGCCATTGAAGAAGTTTCTAACCTACTACCCTTTAAGAATAAATTCATCGTTCATACCTCTGGGAGTGTTCCTATGCATATTTTAAATAGTGATAATCAAAGAGGAGTTTTTTACCCGTTGCAGACTTTCAGCGAAGATAAGGCTGTAGATTTTACATCTGTCCCTTTTTGCTTAGAAGCTGAAAATGCGGTAAGTATGAATACACTACAAAAGCTCTCCTCTATGCTTTCAGAAAAAGTATATCATATTTCTTCAGAGCAACGTAACGTACTTCATGTTTCTGCTGTATTTGTAAATAATTTCGCCAATTATTTATTTTCAACCGGAAATGATATTTGTAATGAGTATGATGTTCCTTTTGAAATATTACACCCTTTGATTCAAGAAACTGCTCAAAAAATCACTGAAATGAATCCCGATCTGGCACAAACCGGACCAGCGATACGTAACGATATCAAAACCATAAAAAGGCATTTAAAAATTTTAACAAATAATACACAAAAAGAAATATATAAAACCCTTACCCGAGGAATACAATCTAAATATGGAAAAAAGTTATAA
- a CDS encoding NAD(P)H-dependent oxidoreductase translates to MNIIESLHWRYATKKFDNKKILSQEKIDILTEAFNLTATSYGLQPLKLVVIKNKSLQKELTPHSWNQQQVADASHVLVFCIENVVGEQYISKHFDNVKAIRNTSEEILKPFKEQLVDSFTYKSPEEIFNWSAKQAYLALGNLLTVCAIEKIDSCPMEGFIPEKYDEILNLKDLGLKSVLVLPIGYRAEDDMFAEFKKVRRPITDTVITI, encoded by the coding sequence ATGAATATTATAGAAAGTTTACATTGGCGTTATGCTACCAAAAAATTCGATAATAAGAAAATCCTTTCTCAGGAAAAAATAGATATACTTACTGAAGCTTTTAATCTTACTGCCACTTCATACGGTTTGCAACCGCTAAAATTAGTGGTTATAAAAAATAAATCTTTACAAAAAGAGCTGACTCCACATTCCTGGAATCAGCAGCAAGTTGCAGACGCATCTCATGTGCTGGTATTTTGTATTGAAAATGTTGTTGGAGAACAGTATATTTCTAAACATTTTGACAATGTAAAAGCAATCAGAAATACTTCTGAAGAAATATTAAAACCTTTTAAAGAGCAGCTTGTTGATTCTTTTACTTATAAATCACCCGAAGAAATATTTAACTGGTCAGCAAAACAAGCGTATTTGGCTTTAGGAAATCTACTTACCGTATGTGCTATCGAAAAAATAGACTCCTGCCCTATGGAAGGGTTTATTCCTGAAAAATATGATGAAATCCTCAACCTTAAAGACTTAGGACTAAAATCGGTATTAGTTCTTCCTATTGGGTATCGAGCAGAAGATGATATGTTTGCCGAATTTAAAAAAGTAAGACGGCCTATTACAGACACAGTTATTACCATTTAA
- the ribB gene encoding 3,4-dihydroxy-2-butanone-4-phosphate synthase yields the protein MSQATNATNKMKLNTIQEAIEDIRQGKVIIVVDDEDRENEGDFIAAAEKVTPEMINFMATHGRGLICAPLTKDRCEELNLDMMVQNNTVLHETQFTVSVDLIGHGCTTGISVHDRAKTINALIQEDTKPHDLGRPGHIFPLKAKNGGVLRRTGHTEAAVDLARLAGFKPAGILVEILNEDGTMARLPQLVEVAKKFDLKLISIEDLVAYRMQHDSLIEKKEDFDITTRFGNYRLRAYKQTTNDQVHIALTLGSWKENEPVLTRINSTLFNNDILGTLTNNADKRLDAMFQRINTEGKGAIIFINQESQSLNLLGRLSALKEIQNGKDVVKAPKIAMDSKDFGIGAQILHDINIHKLRLVSNTVQQKRVGMIGYGLEIVDYVGY from the coding sequence ATGTCACAAGCTACTAATGCCACAAACAAAATGAAACTGAATACCATTCAAGAAGCTATCGAAGATATTCGGCAAGGAAAGGTGATTATTGTGGTAGATGATGAAGATCGTGAAAATGAAGGAGATTTCATTGCAGCGGCAGAAAAGGTAACCCCAGAGATGATCAATTTTATGGCAACTCATGGTCGTGGATTGATTTGTGCTCCACTTACAAAAGATCGTTGTGAGGAGTTAAATCTGGATATGATGGTTCAGAACAATACCGTTTTACATGAAACCCAATTTACGGTATCGGTCGATTTAATTGGACATGGCTGTACAACAGGGATTTCTGTACATGATAGAGCCAAGACTATAAATGCATTGATCCAGGAGGATACAAAACCTCACGACTTAGGAAGGCCTGGGCATATTTTTCCGCTTAAAGCGAAAAATGGAGGAGTATTGAGACGTACAGGGCATACTGAAGCAGCTGTGGATCTAGCAAGACTTGCAGGTTTTAAACCAGCAGGGATTTTGGTTGAAATTTTGAATGAAGATGGTACTATGGCACGTTTACCTCAACTGGTAGAAGTTGCAAAGAAATTTGATCTTAAATTAATATCGATTGAAGATCTGGTAGCCTATCGTATGCAGCATGATTCTCTGATCGAGAAAAAAGAAGACTTTGATATTACTACACGTTTTGGAAATTATAGACTTAGAGCTTATAAACAAACAACTAATGATCAAGTGCATATTGCCTTGACATTGGGTTCTTGGAAAGAAAACGAACCTGTACTTACCAGAATCAATTCTACCTTGTTTAATAATGATATCCTGGGAACGCTAACTAATAATGCGGATAAACGTCTGGATGCTATGTTTCAGCGTATTAATACCGAAGGTAAAGGAGCGATAATTTTTATTAATCAAGAAAGTCAATCCCTTAACCTTTTAGGACGTTTAAGTGCTTTAAAAGAAATTCAGAATGGAAAAGATGTAGTAAAAGCACCAAAAATTGCTATGGATAGCAAAGATTTTGGTATAGGAGCGCAAATTCTACATGATATTAATATTCATAAATTACGATTAGTCTCTAATACTGTTCAACAAAAACGTGTTGGAATGATTGGATATGGACTAGAAATCGTAGACTATGTAGGGTATTAA